Proteins encoded within one genomic window of [Enterobacter] lignolyticus SCF1:
- a CDS encoding YhgN family NAAT transporter, translating to MSEILSAAVLLILIMDPLGNLPIFMSVLKHTEPRRRRAIMIRELFIALLIMLIFLFAGEKILAFLNLSAETVSISGGIILFLIAIKMIFPGAEGSSSGLPAGDEPFIVPLAIPLVAGPSLLATLMLLSHQYPNQMGHLVIALMLAWGGTVVILLQSTLFLRLLGEKGVNALERLMGLILVMMATQMFLDGVRVWMKG from the coding sequence ATGAGTGAAATCCTTTCCGCGGCCGTTTTGTTGATCCTGATTATGGATCCATTAGGAAACTTACCGATTTTTATGTCGGTGCTGAAACACACGGAACCCAGGCGCCGCAGGGCGATCATGATACGTGAGCTATTCATCGCACTTCTGATAATGCTGATTTTCCTCTTCGCCGGAGAGAAGATTCTGGCGTTTCTGAACCTCAGCGCGGAGACGGTTTCCATCTCCGGAGGCATTATTTTATTTTTGATCGCCATAAAGATGATTTTTCCCGGCGCCGAGGGCAGCAGCAGCGGATTGCCCGCCGGTGACGAACCCTTCATCGTGCCGCTGGCGATCCCGCTGGTCGCCGGGCCGTCGCTGCTGGCGACGCTGATGCTGCTGTCGCACCAGTATCCGAACCAGATGGGGCATCTGGTCATCGCGCTGATGCTGGCCTGGGGCGGTACGGTGGTGATTTTACTGCAGTCGACGCTGTTCTTGCGCCTGCTGGGCGAGAAAGGGGTGAACGCGCTGGAGCGCCTGATGGGACTGATTCTGGTGATGATGGCGACCCAGATGTTCCTCGACGGCGTGCGGGTGTGGATGAAGGGATAA